TCGTAGGCGGGGAAGATCTCCAGCACCTCCCCCCTGGCCCGGAAGCGCCCCGGGGCGAGGTCTATCTCGTTCCGCTCGTAGCCGAGCTCAAGAAGCCGCCCCAGAAGGGCCTCCCGGGGGTAGGGCTTCCCCCTTTCCACCACCAGGTTCCTCGCCCGATACTCCCTCGGGTCCCCAAGGCCGTAGATGGCCGAGACCGAGGCCACCACGATCACGTCCCGCCGGGTGAGGAGGCTTCGGGTGGTGGAGTGCCTTAGGCGCTCAATCTCCGGGTTGATGCTGGCGTCCTTCTCTATGTAGAGGTCCTTCCCCGGCACGTAGGCCTCGGGCTGGTAGTAGTCGTAGTAGCTGATGAAGTACTCCACGGCGTTCTCCGGAAAGAGCTCCCGAAACTCCGCCGCAAGCTGGGCCGCCAGGATCTTGTTGGGGGCGAGGACCAAGGCGGGCCGCCCCAGGGCCTCTATGACCCGGGCCACCGTCACCGTCTTCCCCGTGCCCGTGGCCCCAAGGAGGGTCACGTAGCGCTCCCCCGCCTTCAGGGCCTCCACCAGCTCGGCGATGGCCCTCGGCTGGTCCCCCTTGGGCGCTGGCCCCCGGTAGCGGAAGCTCATCCTTTAGAGTATAGGGCCCCCGCCCGGCCTTGACTGGGGTGGAAAAAGCCCCCCGCCCCTTTGGGGCGGGGGGCAGGGCGAGAGCGCCTAGAACTTGACGGTGTAGCTGATCTTGAAGCCCCGGCCGTAGGAGGTGTTCGCAGGCGTGCGGGCGAGGTCCGTGAGCACGAACTCCCCGTAGGCCACGCTGAGGTTGTAGTAGTCCGCCTGCAGGTAGAAGCCCTCCACCAGGCCGGACTGGGTGCCCGGGGTAGCCGCCCAAGGCCCCAAGATGGGGTCGGGGGAGCGGTAGACCCGGTCACGGGCAAAGTTGAAGGCCTGGTTGCCCGAGCCCACCGTGGGCAGCCCACCAACCACCAGCTTATCCCCCTCGTAGTGGGCGTAGGCCGCGCTCACGTTCACCTTGGGGGCCAGGAAGTCGCTGATCTTGATGCCAAATCGGTAGTAGAGCTCGTAGGTGGTGGTGGGGGTGTTAACCCCGCCGCCCGCAGTGGAGTTCCCTACGTAGTCCGTCTTCCGGTAAGAAACAGCACTGTCCAGGCTGAGGCCGAAGAGGATGGGATCGGTGGAAACCTGCACCCCGGCCTTCAGGGTGGTGTAATCGCCGGTTGGTGCCGCGGGACCCGTGAAGCTGTGGTAGCGGAAGCCCGGGGAGAGGCTCAGAAGGGCCAGCTTGAAGGGCTTGGCCAGGTTGGCGTAGACCTGGATGTCGGTGTAGCCGGGGATGTAGAAGCTGACGTACTGGGCGGTGAGGTTGAGGGTGGGAACCAGGGCGTCCTGGGCCGCGCCGTCATGGGCCACCCGAACGCCGAAGCTAGAGGAGTAGTTCTGGTTCTCGTGGTTCTCGTCGACGGGCAGGTAGTAGTAGACGTTGTTGTAGCTGCCGCCCGCGTTGGCCGGGTTGCTGAGGTCAAAGTACCCGTTGCCGTTATTGTAGTAGCGGTTGTAGAAGCCGGTGAGGCTGAAGCCCCGGAAGGAGCCCAGGGTGAGGGCGGCGCCCAGAGCGCTTTCGTAAGTACCAGGTCCCCCACCGTACGTGGTCTCGCTTTCCGCGTAGCCCTTGAGGGAGAGGGGCCCAAAGCCGACGCTGGCGGAGATGCCCAGGCCGCGGGTGTCGGCGCCGTAAGGGGCGCCCGCCTTCAGCAAACCATAGTAGTTAGTGTCCTCGTTTTCCGACATGCCTGCCTGGCCGTCGGCGTACTGCGGGTCCACGGCGTGGTAGTTGGCGGAGAGGGAGACGGGACCCAGCTTGGTTTCGCCCTGAACGTAATAAGCCCAGTCCGAAAGGGCATTATTGAAGCAGTTGGCCACCGGGCTTCCAGGAGTCTGGGAACAAACCCAGAGGGCCGAGAGGCTCAAGGGACCAAGCTCAAGCCCGCCGTCCACTCCGATGGCGGACCTGTTGCCCAGGTTGGTGGCGTAGTTCAGGGCCAGGTTAAGGGCGGAGAAGGGCTTGAAGGCAGTACGGATACCGAAGTAGTTCCCGTTAAGCGCCGGGCTACCATCCGCACCCGCCGCAGCCACCCCGGCCACCACGGTCACATTGGGGGAGAGGGGGAACTTGGTGGCGGAGAAGGTGGCCACCATACCCTGGCGGGGGTTGGCCGGCTCGGGGTCGTTGTCGTTGGCAAAGAGGTAGTCGTTGAATTTGAAGGCGCTGTTGCTCCGGCTGTAGGCCACGCTGAAGGGCTGGCCGTCCACCGAGCCCTTGACGCTGGCGGCATCGAAGTAGATGGGGGGCACGTTGCTCAAAGCACCGGTGAACGCATCCACGTTGAGGGTAGCGCTGGCCTCGCTCACCGCCACCCCTTGGGCCGCCGGGGCGTTGTTCTTCACCCCGAAGGTGAGGGAGGCACCACCATAAGAAAGGTTCCGTCCAGCGATGATGTCTGCCTTCTGAACGGGCGAGGAGGCGTTACCAAAGGCCCCTGTGGAGAAAGCGTTGCCCGGGAAAAGGCGGTCAACGTCAAAGGCGAGGCCCGTAGAAGTGGTGGTGCCGTAGGTGACGGAGAGGGAGCCCTTGATGGAGTACTGCACCTTGGAGAGGTCGGCCACCTGGGACTCCAGCTTGGAGACCTTCTCGGAGAGGGAGACGAGGTCGGAGCGGAGGGCGGCGGCGAACTCCTGGACGGCGGCCACGTCCTCCTTGGTGGCGAACTCCCCAAAGTTCACCCCCTGGAGGTCGGCGAGGCCCTTCTCCAGGGCGGTCACCCGGTCCTGGAGGGAGAGGACGTCCTGGTTGAGGAGGACGGCGAGCTCGTTCAGGGCCTGGATGGCCTGG
Above is a window of Thermus islandicus DSM 21543 DNA encoding:
- a CDS encoding S-layer homology domain-containing protein, whose protein sequence is MKKRLVVLLAGLLTVLSLGFGLAQFSDVPAGHWAKEAVEALAAKGLLLGFPDGTFRGNENLTRYQAALIIYRLLQQIEEELKAKGTSPTMQALSPEDLEALKNAVQELAAELAALGVRVSALEDSAATKEDIARLESLIEELKAKPAEPGMDQAALQDLMDRVEAASIAADTALAQAQQLAEQLQALSEDVQGVKGDVAALSTQVEANAQAIQALNELAVLLNQDVLSLQDRVTALEKGLADLQGVNFGEFATKEDVAAVQEFAAALRSDLVSLSEKVSKLESQVADLSKVQYSIKGSLSVTYGTTTSTGLAFDVDRLFPGNAFSTGAFGNASSPVQKADIIAGRNLSYGGASLTFGVKNNAPAAQGVAVSEASATLNVDAFTGALSNVPPIYFDAASVKGSVDGQPFSVAYSRSNSAFKFNDYLFANDNDPEPANPRQGMVATFSATKFPLSPNVTVVAGVAAAGADGSPALNGNYFGIRTAFKPFSALNLALNYATNLGNRSAIGVDGGLELGPLSLSALWVCSQTPGSPVANCFNNALSDWAYYVQGETKLGPVSLSANYHAVDPQYADGQAGMSENEDTNYYGLLKAGAPYGADTRGLGISASVGFGPLSLKGYAESETTYGGGPGTYESALGAALTLGSFRGFSLTGFYNRYYNNGNGYFDLSNPANAGGSYNNVYYYLPVDENHENQNYSSSFGVRVAHDGAAQDALVPTLNLTAQYVSFYIPGYTDIQVYANLAKPFKLALLSLSPGFRYHSFTGPAAPTGDYTTLKAGVQVSTDPILFGLSLDSAVSYRKTDYVGNSTAGGGVNTPTTTYELYYRFGIKISDFLAPKVNVSAAYAHYEGDKLVVGGLPTVGSGNQAFNFARDRVYRSPDPILGPWAATPGTQSGLVEGFYLQADYYNLSVAYGEFVLTDLARTPANTSYGRGFKISYTVKF